ACCGATCGTTGAAGATCCGGAGTATCAAGGTAGCGGAAAGCTGGAGGGTAAGGTCGCCATTATAACGGGAGGTGATAGTGGGATAGGAGCTGCGACGGCTATTGCTTTCGCCAAAGAAGGTGCCGATCTTGTGATTGCTTATTATGACGAGTATGAAAATGAAGATGCCTATCGTACCAAACAACGGGTTGAAGCGCTTGGTCAACAGTGCCTCCTTGTCCCGGGTGACCTACGTTACCCTACTCAATGTCAATATGTTGTCGATCTCACGCTAGAGCAATTTGGTCAGTTAAACATTCTGATTAATAACCACGCTGTTCAGTTTCCTCAAGCAAGTCTTTTAGATATATCCAATGAACAATGGGATGTCACATTTCAAACGAACATTGACGCTTTCTTTTACTTAACGAAAGCGGCATTGCCACATCTCAAAAAGGGGGATGCCATCATTAATACAGCTTCTGTCGTTACTTATGAGGGTCATGAACAGCTTATTGATTATACAGCCACAAAAGGTGCTATTATAGGGTTTACTAGAGCTTTATCTCAAAATGTCGTGCAGCAAGACATCAGAGTCAATGCCGTGGCACCTGGTCCGATATGGACACCACT
This genomic interval from Caldalkalibacillus salinus contains the following:
- a CDS encoding SDR family oxidoreductase, translating into MTTQCQAQPQTFPPQHQPRQPGIESLMYPRPIVEDPEYQGSGKLEGKVAIITGGDSGIGAATAIAFAKEGADLVIAYYDEYENEDAYRTKQRVEALGQQCLLVPGDLRYPTQCQYVVDLTLEQFGQLNILINNHAVQFPQASLLDISNEQWDVTFQTNIDAFFYLTKAALPHLKKGDAIINTASVVTYEGHEQLIDYTATKGAIIGFTRALSQNVVQQDIRVNAVAPGPIWTPLIPSSFSAADVSTFGLNVPMKRAGQPFELAPAYVYLASNDSRYVTGQVIHVNGGQMVSS